A portion of the Natronococcus sp. AD-5 genome contains these proteins:
- the gatD gene encoding Glu-tRNA(Gln) amidotransferase subunit GatD: MNPGDRVRVDRADRTYEGVLLPSSTDDQLVVKLEGGYNVGIDRDAADVEVLAEDVYEIDGSGTDDDGDSEVEFDEDLPTISLISTGGTIASTVDYRTGAVTAQFDAEDVLRAVPDLAGRANYRGRVVANILSENMEPPIWRDLAEAVRDEIENGADGVVVMHGTDTMQYSASALAFMLETPVPIVFTGSQRSADRPSSDNVMNAVCAVEAAKSDCAEVLVCMHASESDDACALHRGTRVRKNHTSRRDAFETIGAEPLGEVDYETENVEFRRDYQRRGETDLALEAGLEEDVELLKFTPGMNPAFLDVAEGSEGLVLEGTGLGHVHTDLIPRIEDLIDDGTTVVMTSQCLEGRVCDRVYDTGRDLLEAGVVEAGDTLPGTAKVKLMWALENAEHVPEAMETSLTGELQERSTPWE; this comes from the coding sequence ATGAATCCAGGCGACCGCGTTCGCGTCGATCGCGCGGACCGCACCTACGAGGGTGTGTTGCTCCCCTCCAGCACGGACGACCAGCTCGTGGTGAAACTCGAGGGCGGCTACAACGTCGGTATCGACCGCGACGCCGCCGACGTCGAGGTCCTCGCCGAGGACGTCTACGAGATCGACGGGTCGGGAACCGACGACGACGGCGACTCCGAGGTCGAGTTCGACGAGGACCTGCCGACGATTTCGCTGATCTCGACCGGCGGCACTATCGCCTCGACGGTCGACTACCGTACCGGCGCCGTCACGGCCCAGTTTGACGCCGAGGACGTCCTCCGCGCGGTTCCGGACCTCGCCGGCCGCGCGAACTACCGCGGGCGGGTCGTCGCCAACATTCTCTCCGAGAACATGGAACCGCCGATCTGGCGGGACCTCGCCGAGGCCGTCCGCGACGAGATCGAAAACGGCGCCGACGGCGTCGTCGTCATGCACGGCACCGACACGATGCAGTACTCCGCGTCTGCGCTCGCGTTCATGCTCGAGACGCCCGTTCCGATCGTCTTTACGGGCAGCCAGCGCTCGGCCGACCGGCCGTCGTCGGACAACGTGATGAACGCCGTCTGCGCCGTCGAGGCCGCCAAGAGCGACTGCGCGGAGGTGCTGGTCTGTATGCACGCCTCCGAGAGCGACGACGCCTGCGCGCTCCACCGGGGCACTCGCGTCCGCAAGAACCACACCTCCCGGCGCGACGCCTTCGAGACGATCGGCGCCGAACCGCTCGGCGAGGTCGACTACGAGACCGAGAACGTCGAATTCCGACGCGACTACCAGCGGCGGGGCGAAACCGACCTCGCCCTCGAGGCCGGCCTCGAGGAGGACGTCGAACTGCTGAAGTTCACGCCCGGGATGAACCCCGCCTTCCTCGACGTCGCCGAGGGGAGCGAGGGGCTCGTCCTCGAGGGCACCGGACTCGGACACGTCCACACCGACCTCATCCCGCGGATCGAAGACCTAATCGATGACGGGACGACGGTCGTCATGACCAGCCAGTGTCTCGAGGGTCGGGTCTGCGATCGAGTCTACGACACGGGTCGCGACCTGCTCGAGGCGGGCGTCGTCGAGGCCGGCGACACCCTGCCGGGGACGGCGAAGGTCAAGCTGATGTGGGCGCTCGAAAACGCCGAGCACGTCCCGGAGGCGATGGAGACGTCGCTGACCGGCGAACTCCAGGAGCGGTCGACCCCCTGGGAGTGA
- a CDS encoding DUF456 domain-containing protein, protein MGNRSDEVTETSERSPNSTDDLLSETEQLLSGSDPRTGEPSARSATEREPESTDPESSTSRSSRLPSLSSVLSLPSIPSPYRYFSPKAFLALVLVVGAGLLAGGMAIPFAGRIGGMFAVAFAAGLLASKRRYLEMTAAGASVGGIAALANYAVLAVAGPWQAVTAVGVSAGLIACVGGYYFGRDLRDGLVRDIE, encoded by the coding sequence ATGGGAAACCGTTCGGACGAGGTCACCGAAACGAGCGAGCGGTCCCCGAACTCGACCGACGACCTGCTTTCGGAGACGGAGCAGCTGCTTTCGGGATCCGATCCCCGAACCGGTGAGCCGTCCGCCCGATCGGCGACGGAGCGCGAGCCGGAATCGACCGACCCGGAGTCGTCGACCTCGAGGTCGTCTCGCCTCCCGTCGCTTTCGTCGGTTCTCTCGCTGCCGTCCATCCCCTCGCCGTACCGATACTTCTCGCCGAAGGCGTTTCTCGCGCTCGTGCTCGTCGTCGGTGCCGGGCTGCTCGCCGGCGGGATGGCGATCCCGTTCGCCGGCCGCATCGGCGGAATGTTCGCCGTCGCGTTCGCCGCCGGCCTGCTCGCGTCGAAACGGCGGTACCTCGAGATGACCGCGGCCGGCGCCTCGGTCGGCGGAATCGCCGCGCTGGCCAATTACGCGGTTCTGGCGGTCGCCGGCCCCTGGCAGGCCGTCACCGCCGTCGGCGTCAGCGCCGGTCTGATCGCCTGCGTCGGCGGCTACTACTTCGGTCGCGACCTCCGGGACGGACTGGTCCGCGATATCGAGTGA
- a CDS encoding metalloregulator ArsR/SmtB family transcription factor, with protein sequence MDSAALLDLLGNENRRRILRLLARKPCYVTEISEYLGVSPKAVIEHLRKLEEAGLIESRVDDQRRKYFHIARNLRLEVSLSPYGYASKSAYPANSSFDITTCRYLELDVSWDDTDELDELLATLEKLEQLENELSLAQRWVQRHVCDVLDRISETVGAGPESRIYADVLASVRTEPKSVAELSSDVEAPREVVAELLELLADEGMVRRTERGWELVSNEP encoded by the coding sequence ATGGACTCCGCCGCCCTGTTGGATCTTCTCGGGAACGAAAACCGGAGACGAATCCTTCGGCTGCTCGCGCGCAAGCCCTGCTACGTAACCGAGATCTCGGAGTACCTCGGCGTGAGCCCCAAGGCGGTCATCGAACACCTCCGCAAACTCGAGGAGGCGGGACTGATCGAGAGCCGGGTCGACGACCAGCGGCGGAAGTACTTTCACATCGCTCGGAACCTCCGACTCGAGGTGAGCCTCTCGCCGTACGGCTACGCGAGCAAGAGCGCCTATCCGGCCAACAGCAGCTTCGACATCACCACCTGTCGCTACCTCGAACTCGACGTTTCCTGGGACGACACCGACGAACTCGACGAGTTACTCGCCACGCTCGAGAAGCTAGAACAGCTCGAAAACGAGCTGTCGCTCGCCCAGCGGTGGGTCCAGCGACACGTCTGCGACGTCCTCGACCGGATTTCCGAGACCGTCGGCGCCGGCCCCGAGAGCCGGATCTACGCCGACGTGCTCGCGAGCGTTCGGACGGAGCCGAAGTCGGTCGCCGAACTCAGCAGCGACGTCGAGGCACCTCGCGAGGTCGTCGCCGAGCTACTCGAGTTGCTGGCCGACGAAGGGATGGTCCGGCGGACCGAGCGCGGCTGGGAGCTGGTTTCGAACGAGCCGTAG
- a CDS encoding DUF5802 family protein yields MFEVFSRSYYLGRLYVTPTDGDRALMHDEQHERINEEVYTTGEGIERLDAPLVMKLESQHFPVHGDETVPTNTLALPQSMLENTDVRNPPSLREVLLARRERAEQLLAFAGGWEVPGPDLDGHPGAGT; encoded by the coding sequence ATGTTCGAGGTGTTTTCGCGGAGCTACTACCTCGGCCGACTCTACGTGACCCCGACCGACGGGGATCGCGCACTCATGCACGACGAGCAACACGAGCGCATCAACGAGGAGGTGTACACGACCGGCGAGGGCATAGAGCGACTCGACGCCCCGCTGGTGATGAAACTCGAATCCCAGCACTTCCCGGTTCACGGCGACGAGACCGTCCCGACGAACACGCTCGCCCTCCCGCAGTCGATGCTCGAGAACACGGACGTTCGGAACCCGCCCTCTCTTCGCGAGGTGTTGCTCGCGCGCCGGGAGCGCGCCGAACAGTTACTCGCGTTCGCCGGCGGCTGGGAGGTTCCCGGCCCCGATCTCGACGGCCATCCCGGCGCCGGAACCTAG
- a CDS encoding Vms1/Ankzf1 family peptidyl-tRNA hydrolase: MLDELLGRASLKERIDDLEEENERLRARYEAESERRADAVTARQDAEETQNRLEDRIAQLEGELERRDGDESGPSVRRRAKLRGARLAEVLDRLQSIRTGPEGALTACLDDEVPETVRDDLEDVLGDRFALLDDVAPCVCCADDAGLVSVALESPVRPALEPTWDDRFGLEREWFLPTGRYALALVRADLFALGTYEDDERVSYRGFESDVKGNHSKGGFSQARFERIRDDQIDDHLERCREALDERDADRLYVVGQRGVIDALVEDGSLEPEATAAVDATGDPKPALEDAHRSFWTTTLTVI, from the coding sequence ATGCTCGACGAGTTGCTCGGCCGCGCCTCCCTGAAGGAGCGCATCGACGACCTCGAGGAGGAAAACGAGCGGCTGCGAGCGCGCTACGAGGCCGAATCCGAGCGCCGGGCCGACGCGGTCACGGCCAGACAGGACGCCGAAGAGACGCAGAATCGGCTCGAAGACCGCATCGCCCAGCTCGAGGGCGAACTCGAGCGCCGCGACGGCGACGAGAGCGGTCCCAGCGTTCGCCGCCGCGCGAAGCTGCGCGGTGCGCGCCTCGCCGAGGTCCTCGACCGGTTGCAGTCGATTCGAACCGGCCCGGAGGGCGCGCTAACCGCCTGTCTCGACGACGAGGTTCCCGAGACGGTCCGAGACGACCTCGAAGACGTGCTGGGCGACCGATTCGCCCTGCTCGACGACGTCGCACCCTGCGTCTGCTGCGCGGACGACGCCGGGCTCGTCTCGGTCGCGCTCGAGTCGCCCGTTCGGCCCGCGCTCGAGCCGACCTGGGACGATCGGTTCGGGCTCGAGCGCGAGTGGTTCCTGCCGACCGGCCGGTACGCGCTCGCGCTCGTCCGCGCCGATCTGTTCGCCCTCGGGACCTACGAGGACGACGAGCGCGTCTCCTACCGCGGCTTCGAGAGCGACGTGAAGGGGAACCACTCGAAAGGCGGCTTCTCGCAGGCCCGCTTCGAGCGCATCCGCGACGACCAGATCGACGACCACCTCGAGCGCTGTCGCGAGGCCCTCGACGAACGCGACGCCGACCGCCTCTACGTGGTCGGTCAGCGCGGCGTCATCGACGCGCTCGTCGAGGACGGATCCCTCGAGCCCGAGGCGACCGCCGCCGTCGACGCGACCGGGGACCCGAAACCGGCGCTCGAGGACGCTCACCGCTCGTTCTGGACGACGACGCTGACGGTGATCTGA
- the udk gene encoding uridine kinase — translation MSIPSFVIGIAGGTGAGKTTVSRTVAETVGEAVTRIPLDNYYEDLSHLDYEERAEANYDHPSAFEWELLREQLDALLMGQPIEMPRYDFEIHNRKDERVTVEPTDVIVLEGIFSLFDEQILEMLDLKVYVMTDADVRILRRIERDVVDRGRDLEGVIDQYLETVKPMHEQFVAPTKKNADVIIPEGANRMAVDLLVEKVEAELVPGDADGDAERAFPLDVGEDRPTRVELESANRSDD, via the coding sequence ATGAGTATCCCGTCGTTCGTCATCGGCATCGCCGGCGGCACGGGAGCCGGAAAGACGACGGTCTCGCGCACCGTCGCCGAGACGGTCGGCGAGGCCGTCACGCGGATCCCGCTCGACAACTACTACGAGGACCTCTCTCACCTCGACTACGAGGAACGGGCCGAGGCCAACTACGACCACCCCTCGGCCTTCGAGTGGGAACTGCTCCGCGAGCAACTCGACGCGCTCCTCATGGGCCAACCGATCGAGATGCCCCGGTACGACTTCGAGATCCACAACCGGAAGGACGAGCGCGTCACGGTCGAGCCGACGGACGTGATCGTCCTCGAGGGGATCTTCTCGCTGTTCGACGAGCAGATCCTCGAGATGCTCGACCTCAAGGTGTACGTGATGACCGACGCCGACGTGCGCATTCTTCGGCGGATCGAGCGCGACGTCGTCGACCGCGGTCGCGACCTCGAGGGGGTCATCGACCAGTACCTCGAGACGGTCAAACCGATGCACGAGCAGTTCGTCGCGCCGACGAAGAAGAACGCGGACGTGATCATCCCCGAGGGTGCAAACCGGATGGCGGTCGATCTGCTGGTCGAGAAGGTCGAGGCGGAGCTCGTTCCCGGAGACGCGGATGGCGACGCCGAGCGCGCGTTTCCGCTCGACGTCGGCGAGGACCGACCGACGCGCGTCGAACTCGAGTCCGCGAACCGATCCGACGACTGA
- a CDS encoding DUF1611 domain-containing protein yields MQIAILAHEKFPGRAKTALGVLRYGDYDVEAVLDRDSAGSRVSEFVPDVQDAPIVDGMADVEADVDALLIGIAPIGGGFDESWRDDVRTALENGCDVISGLHYFLAEDEEFAELAAENDCELWDVRKPPEDLTVSQGIAGEVDAEIVLTVGTDCSVGKMTVSMELARAAQEAGYDAAVVPTGQTGIMIEGWGNPIDRVVSDFTAGAVEEMIVEKGDEHDYLFVEGQGSIVHPAYSAVTCGILHGSMADQLILCHEAGKKAIHEYESFELPSIQHYVDLYEDLAEPVSDATVTAGALNTSGLEDDEEARRAVEEYADSLDAPAADVIRFGTDELLEELLE; encoded by the coding sequence ATGCAGATCGCGATTCTCGCCCACGAGAAGTTTCCGGGCCGGGCCAAGACGGCCCTGGGAGTGCTGCGGTACGGCGACTACGACGTCGAAGCGGTCCTCGACCGCGACAGCGCCGGCAGCCGGGTCTCCGAGTTCGTCCCCGACGTCCAGGACGCGCCGATCGTCGACGGCATGGCCGACGTCGAGGCCGACGTCGACGCCCTGCTGATCGGGATCGCACCTATCGGCGGCGGCTTCGACGAGAGCTGGCGCGACGACGTGCGAACGGCCCTCGAGAACGGCTGCGACGTCATCTCGGGACTCCACTACTTCCTGGCCGAGGACGAGGAGTTCGCCGAGTTGGCCGCCGAGAACGACTGCGAACTCTGGGACGTTCGCAAGCCGCCCGAGGATCTGACGGTGAGCCAGGGCATCGCCGGCGAGGTCGACGCCGAGATCGTACTCACCGTCGGCACCGACTGCTCGGTCGGCAAGATGACCGTCTCGATGGAACTGGCCCGCGCCGCTCAGGAGGCCGGCTACGACGCCGCCGTCGTTCCGACGGGACAGACCGGCATCATGATCGAGGGCTGGGGCAATCCGATCGACCGCGTCGTCTCCGACTTCACCGCGGGCGCGGTCGAGGAGATGATCGTAGAGAAGGGCGACGAGCACGACTACCTCTTCGTCGAGGGCCAGGGCAGCATCGTTCACCCGGCCTACTCGGCGGTCACCTGCGGCATCCTCCACGGATCGATGGCCGACCAGCTGATCCTCTGTCACGAAGCGGGCAAGAAGGCGATCCACGAGTACGAATCGTTCGAACTGCCGTCGATCCAGCACTACGTCGACCTCTACGAGGACCTCGCCGAGCCGGTCTCGGACGCCACCGTCACCGCCGGGGCGCTCAACACGTCCGGCCTCGAGGACGACGAGGAGGCGCGTCGGGCGGTCGAGGAGTACGCCGACTCGCTCGACGCGCCGGCGGCGGACGTCATCCGCTTCGGAACCGACGAACTGCTGGAGGAACTGCTCGAATGA
- a CDS encoding dipeptide epimerase, translating into MTLETEFERRTLPLEFPFGISRGTSTEAEVVFVTIEDAEGAVGVGGAGPSAHYGETPETVAAVLPDLLAVVEEVGDPFQLERIERRMRETVRRNPAARCAVSIAVHDLVAKRLDEPLYRYWGLDPAETIETSYTIGLDDVETMREKTETALERGYGTLKVKLGTDRDVEIVRTIRSVAPDVRLFVDANEAWTPREAVEKIDRLAEFDLEFVEQPVSAEDPEGLRFVYERSPLPIAADESCITLEDIPRIADRCDIANLKLMKCGGLREAKRMIHAARAHGLEVMCGCMNESNASIAAACHLAPLIDYADLDGSLLLDEDPYAGVPMPDGEIDLAGLERTGTGAALE; encoded by the coding sequence ATGACGCTCGAAACCGAGTTCGAACGGCGAACGCTCCCGCTCGAGTTCCCGTTCGGGATCTCCCGGGGGACGTCGACCGAGGCCGAGGTCGTCTTCGTCACGATCGAGGACGCCGAGGGCGCCGTCGGCGTCGGCGGCGCCGGGCCGTCCGCCCACTACGGCGAGACGCCCGAAACCGTCGCGGCCGTCCTCCCCGACCTGCTCGCGGTCGTCGAGGAGGTCGGCGACCCGTTCCAGCTCGAGCGGATCGAACGCCGGATGCGCGAGACGGTTCGACGGAACCCGGCGGCCCGCTGCGCCGTCAGCATCGCCGTCCACGACCTCGTCGCGAAGCGACTCGACGAGCCGCTGTACCGCTACTGGGGGCTCGACCCCGCCGAGACGATCGAGACCTCGTACACCATCGGCCTCGACGACGTCGAGACGATGCGCGAGAAGACCGAAACCGCGCTGGAGCGCGGGTACGGCACGCTGAAGGTCAAGCTCGGCACGGATCGCGACGTCGAGATCGTCCGGACGATCCGGTCGGTCGCGCCCGACGTCCGCTTGTTCGTCGACGCGAACGAGGCCTGGACGCCCCGCGAGGCCGTCGAGAAAATCGACCGCCTCGCCGAGTTCGACCTCGAATTCGTCGAACAGCCCGTCTCCGCGGAGGATCCGGAGGGGCTGCGGTTCGTCTACGAGCGCTCGCCGCTGCCGATCGCCGCCGACGAGTCCTGCATCACGCTCGAGGATATTCCGCGGATCGCCGACCGGTGCGACATCGCGAACCTGAAGCTGATGAAGTGCGGCGGCCTCCGGGAGGCAAAACGGATGATTCACGCGGCTCGCGCCCACGGCCTCGAGGTGATGTGCGGCTGCATGAACGAGTCCAACGCCTCGATCGCGGCGGCCTGTCACCTCGCGCCGCTGATCGACTACGCCGATCTCGACGGCTCCTTGCTGCTCGACGAGGACCCCTACGCCGGCGTGCCGATGCCGGACGGCGAGATCGATCTCGCGGGGCTCGAGCGGACGGGCACCGGCGCGGCGCTCGAGTAA
- a CDS encoding ATP-binding protein, producing MIVVICGPPGAGKTTVATRVARRLEARDEPTRLLHSDDFSSRTYERLYERVAEGPDDVTRIVDGTFYRREWQEQFRTLGDVRLVLVTASLETCLERNRSREESIDEQGVHVVYREFDEPDADLEIDTDEASAAEATARVVGALETR from the coding sequence GTGATCGTCGTTATCTGCGGGCCGCCCGGTGCGGGCAAGACGACCGTCGCGACCCGCGTCGCTCGTCGGCTCGAGGCGCGCGACGAGCCGACGCGACTGCTCCACTCCGACGACTTCTCGAGTCGCACCTACGAGCGACTGTACGAACGGGTCGCCGAGGGCCCGGACGACGTCACCCGGATCGTAGACGGTACCTTCTACCGGCGCGAGTGGCAGGAGCAGTTTCGCACGCTCGGCGACGTCCGGCTCGTCCTCGTGACCGCGAGCCTCGAGACATGTCTCGAGCGAAACCGGAGCCGCGAGGAGTCGATCGACGAGCAGGGCGTCCACGTCGTCTACCGGGAGTTCGACGAACCCGACGCCGACCTCGAGATCGACACGGACGAGGCGTCGGCCGCGGAGGCGACGGCGCGGGTCGTAGGCGCACTCGAGACCCGGTGA